Proteins encoded by one window of Bauldia sp.:
- the smpB gene encoding SsrA-binding protein SmpB translates to MADKKHDPANRDAAVNRRARYNYEIGQVYEAGIALTGTEIKSLRAGQSNIADSYAGERNGELWLYNAYIPEYLQANRFNHETRRPRKLLLHKREISRLIGAVDKEGMTLVPLKVFFNDKGRAKVELAVARGKKLHDKRETSKARDWGREKARLLRDKG, encoded by the coding sequence GCCGTGCGCGCTACAATTATGAAATCGGGCAGGTCTACGAGGCCGGCATTGCGCTGACCGGCACGGAGATCAAATCGCTGCGCGCCGGGCAATCGAACATCGCCGATTCCTACGCCGGCGAACGCAACGGCGAGCTGTGGCTCTACAACGCCTATATCCCGGAATACCTGCAGGCCAACCGCTTCAACCACGAGACGCGGCGTCCGCGGAAGCTGCTCCTCCACAAGCGCGAGATCAGCCGGCTGATCGGCGCCGTCGACAAGGAGGGCATGACGCTGGTGCCGCTGAAGGTGTTCTTCAACGACAAGGGGCGGGCCAAGGTGGAGCTGGCCGTGGCGCGCGGCAAGAAGCTGCACGACAAGCGCGAGACTTCGAAGGCGCGGGATTGGGGGCGGGAGAAGGCGCGGTTGTTGCGGGATAAGGGATAG